Below is a genomic region from Homo sapiens chromosome X, GRCh38.p14 Primary Assembly.
tattttagaatacacAATTATTCTTGACTATAGGCACCCTATTGTGATATCAAATAGTAttcattttttctaggtttttctaCCTACTAACTATTCCCATCTACCCCTAACCCCCCACTACACTTCTCAGGCTCTGGTATCCATCCTTCTAGTCTCTATGtcaatgagttcaattgttttaatttttagatcctacaaataagtgagaacatacaatgtttgtctttctgtgcctggcttattttacttaacataatgacctccagttccatccatgttgtagcaaatgactggatctcatttttttttatggctgatagtaccccattatgtatatgtaccacaatttctttatccattcatctgtcgaaggacacttaggttgcttctaaatcttagctattataaatagtgctgcaacaaacataggaatgcagatatcccttcaatatactgatttcctttctcttgagtatataaccagcagtgggattgctggatcatatgttaactctatttttagttttttgaaaaaccttcaaactgttttccatagtagttgtactaatttacattcccaccaacagtgtacaagggttcccttttctctacatcctcaccaatatttgttattgcctttcttttggatattagccattttaaCTCGGGTGacatgatatctcactgtagttttgatttacatttctctgatgatctatgatgttgagcaccttttcatatgcctgtttgccattagtatgtcttcttttgagaaatgtctactcaaatgttttgcccattttttattgtattattagatttattcctatagagttgtttgagctcctgtATATTCTGGTTATAAATCCTTTGTCAGAGGGGTAATTTGCAAACattatctcccattctgtgggttgtctcttcactttgttgattgtatcctttgctgtgcagaagccttttaacttgatgtgataccATTTGTCCatatttgctttggttgcctgtgcctgtggagtattgctcaagaagtctttgcccagactaatgtcctggagattttctccAGTGTTTCCtgtagcagtttcatagttttcagtcttacatttaagtctttaattcattttgatttgatttttatatagccAGAGCTtgtggtctagtttcattcttctatgtaTGGCTATCCCGTTTTCCCAGCACAACTTTTTGAAGAGAATGtcttttcccagtgtatgttcctGGCACTTTTGTAAAAtgtgagttcactgtaggtgtgtggatttttttctaggttctctattttgttctattgatctatgtgtgtgtttatgccagcaccatgctgttttgtttactatagctctgtagtataatgcTACAtgctgtctgcctcagcctcccaaatcaattttcatttctgattttattatttttattattttatttatttgggttttctctctttttttcttagtctggctaatggtttgtcaattttggttaacatattaaaaaacaactttttgttttactgCTCTTTTGtaggtttattttcatttcaattttatttatttctactctgatctttattatttctttttttctactaatttttggtttggtttgctctttctttgcagctctttaagatgcatcattagatcgtttatttgaagtttttaccttttttgatgtaggtacttATAGCTATAAGCATCTTTCTTAGtattgtttttgctgtatcccataggttttgatatgtaGTGTttacattatcatttgtttcaagaagtttttaaatttccttcttagcTTCTTCTAGGACCCattaatcattcaggagcagattgttgagttttcatgtatttatatagttcccaaaattcctcttgtttttaatttctagttttattccattctgATCTGGAAAGATGCttgatatttcaatttttaaaaaattttttatgacctaatatatggtctgtccttgagaatgatccatggactgaggaaaagaatgtgtattctctagccattggatgaaatgttctgtgaatatctattagatccatttgctCTATAGTGCAGAtagtctgtttttgttgttgatgttgttgagtttctgtctggaagatctgtccaatacGGAATGTGGGGTGCTGAAATCTCCATCCATTATTGTATTGGgacctatctctctctttagctctaatggtatttgttttatatatctgagtgctctagtgttgggtgcatatatatttaaaattgttatatgtttttgatgaattgacccctttattattatagaGTGACATTTGTGTCTCCtctcaaagtttttgttttgaaatctaatttttgtttattctttaaaaatcttttatattcaGTTCAGGCATACATgtggtgcaggtttgttatacagatgaacttgtgtcatgggggtttgttgtacgattattttgtcacccaggtattaagcctggtactcatgagctatttttcctgatcctctccctcctcccaacctccactctttggtaggccctggtgtctgttgttctcctGTGTGTgtccattttttctcatttttcgctccaacttataagtgagaacatgcagtatttagttttctgttcgtGCATTACTTTGCTAagtataatgacctccagctccatctatgttccaGCAATGGTTATaatgtcatttgtttttatggctgcatactattccatggtatatatgcactacattttctttatccagtctaccattgatgggtttttaggttgattccatatctttggtattgtgaatagtgctgcagtgaacgtaTACATGCGTCTTTATGATAggacaatttatatttctttggctatatacccagtaataggattgctggatcaaatggtaattctggttTTGGGTCTTTGGGGAATCAACACACTGTTTCTCAtgattgttgaactaatttacatttccaccaacagtgatTAAGTGTTTCTTTGTCTCCACAACAtcaccagcatctttttttttttcactttttaataatagccattctgactcgtgtgagatgatatctcctgtggtttgaattgcatttctctaatgatcagtgatgttgagttttatttcatatgcttgttggccacatggatgtcttcttttgaaagtgtctgttcatatccttggtccactttttaatggtattgtttttttgttttgttttgttttagacggagtctcagcctgttgcccaggctggagtgcagtggcatgatctccactcactgtaacctccgcctcatgggttcaagtaattctcctgcctcagccaccctagtagctgggattataggcatgcaccaccacgcccaggtaatttttgtatttttggtagatatggggttttgccatgtcggccagcctgttctcaaactcctggcctgaagcgatctgtctgcctcagcctcccaaagtgctgggattacagctgtgaggcaccgtgcctggcgtgtctttttttttttttttttttttgtaaatttgtttaagttccttacagatgctggaaACTAGAacttagatgcatagtttgcaaaaatattctcctattctgtgtgttgtgtgttcaCTCTGTGGATAGCttccttgctgtgcagaagttctatagtttaattagatcccatttgtcaattttcgctTTTGTTGGAATGGCTTTTGGCATCTtcgttatgaaatctttgcccattcctatgtctagaatgatattgcctaggtcgtcttccaggatttttatagttttaggttttatacttaagttcttaatccatttttacttaatttttgtataagaagtgatccagtttcaatcttttgcataagctagccagttatcctgggaccatttattgaatagggaatactttctatattgcttgcttttgttgaGTTTGTTGACGATCAGATGGTAATAGGTGTGAGgtttgcagcattatttctggacggtgtattctatttcattggtccaTGtgactgttttggtaccagtacaatgctTTTTTGGTTACCATGGCCTcatattatagtttgaagtcaggtaatatgatgcctctggcttcattctttttgcttaggattgccttggctattcgggctcttttttggttccatatgaattttaaagtagtttttttttctaattccacgaagagtgtcattggtagtttaataggaatatcattgaatctataaactgcAGTTTGGCCTTTTGACAACATTGCTTCTTCCTGttcacgagcatggaatgtttttccatttgtttttgtcatctctgatttctttaagcagtgttttgtagttgtcATAGTAGAGACTTTTCTCCTCCCTAGTTAcctgcattcctaggtattttattgtttctgtggcaattgtgaatgggattgtgtttctgatttggctctgACCTTGAAGgttgctggtgtatagaaatgctccgggtttttgtacattaattttgtatccggAAACTTTCCTGAAGTAGTTTATGAGATCAAGGATCTTTTTGGCAGAGAATctgggattttctaggtatagaatcatattgtttGCGAACAGAGATTGTTTGACTTCTATGAAAAACATAGTGAAGTGAAAGCAAACATCTGTCCAGAAGGgaatagaacaataaaaatgcccaataataaatttaatttgaatGTGAAGAACTAATATGAAGCAAATAACACAGTCATTGTGAGGGATACATAAAAAGACTTGAGGAAATGAGGAGTGGCTTTTTCTTGGATAGAGAAATTCTAAAATAGAAAGATAGATATTGTCCCTAAGTTaagatgtaatttaaaaataatacctagTGTCTCACCTGGAATATTTTAGCACCTGATCAAATGATTCTGAAGTTCATCTGAAAGACAAATGTGTCAGAgtagacagaaaaggaaaaagcaatgaGGGAGGGCAAGCATTATTTCGCATTACAAATATAATTAAGCTACAGCAATTAAAATAGTATACTAGTGGTACAGGTACAAACGACTcaatggaagaaaattaaaataagagagTTACATACAAAATTGAGTGGGGATGTAGGTGATGATAAAAGAGCCACTTCAAAACAGTGGGTGAAACAGGGATTCAACAAATGATGTAGAGTCCCTACCACTTAATTTTGTTCAGatggatcaattttttttttgtttgtttgttttgttttttttttttttttgagatgaggtctcactttgttgcccaggctggagtgcagtggcacgatctcggctcactgcaacttccacctcccgggttcaagcaattatccagcctcagcctcccgagtagctgagactacaggcgcgtgccactatgcccggctaattttttgaatttttagtagagatggggtttcaccatgttagccaggatgatctcgatctactgacctcgtgatctgcccgcttgggcctcccaaagggctgggattacaggcgtgagccactgcgcctggcccggaTCAATGATTTTGAATGTACAATCATGCAACAAAAACTATGAATGTCTTATCATATTGGAGTGGGTAAGATCATTGCAAGCATGACAGCAGACTCGCGAAGGCACAAGAAAATGATTTATGAAAGCAGATATAAAATGGgtattaacatatataatatttatttctatgatgGCGAATTTGTCCGAAACACATTGTTTTCTTAGAGTAACCTGGGCCTCATATTCTCCAACGCCATTGGAAGTGAAAGGAAGGTTGGGcgggggaaaaagaaaagtgctTTGTAAGTTCATTTTCGTTGTCAGAAGAGCTTGTGGTTTAGGTTCTCCACAGAGGCAGGAAACCTTCAGTCACGTGGCAAATACCCCACTGAGTGCGCATGCTGCACAGATCTGTTGCTGCGCATGCGCCTTTCTGCCCACCTTCTGTCTAGGCAGAGCTCTGCAAGGAGAGGTTGTGTCTTCGTTCTTTCCGCCATCTTCGTTCTTTCCAACATCTTCGTTCTTTCTCACTGACCGAGACTCAGCCGGTAGGTCTGCAGAGTGGTCTTCCTGGTAATTTAGTTGTGAGTGAATGTGTGGAGGAGCCAGCGGGCTTAGGACAGGTCCCGTGGCACAGTCCGTGGCTTTGAGGGAAAAGGGCCTCGCGGTGGTCCTCCGCCTTCCCCCAGGTCCTGATGCAGGCGCCATGGGCCGGTAATCGTGGCTGGGCTGGAACGAGGGAGGAAGGTAGGCCGTGGAGGGGGTAGATCGCCTGAAGATGGTGCGAGTCCTGGGGGTGGGTGCTGTTAGAGGTGTCTGAGTCCCGAAAACGCCTGGAACTCTCTGAGGGAGGACAGTTTCTGGACTCTTCGTTAGGGATGCGAGAAGGGATGGTGTGGGTGGTAAGGAAGGGGCCAGGAAACTGGGAACGCTGTGGGCTGGTGACTACGGCCCCGAGGTCTGTAGAGTGCCTGGCAGAGGTGTCCAGTGAGGAACATAACCTTAACTCTGTGTCGCAACTTCTCATCTCAGCCATGGACCTCATGGAAAGGAATGGTTGAGGCTGTGCATTCCAACAAAACTTGATTTTtcggggagtggggaggaggtggtggtggcccTAGTATATCAGAGTGGGAGGAAAGCAGCAGTCacttcagtttcaattttctgcccGTTTTTTTCCTAAATGTGTAAATGATGGAGAGTCTAATTGTGAAGCCAAAACTCAGAAAAGTCCTCTGTCTTTTGCTATGGCGTTAAGGTGTTTTCTGTGCCTCTTCGACTATGATACAAACAAATCTGTCCTTAGTTTGATTGGAAAGCATGCGTACTTATCAATGCTCTGTGacttagtttgaaaatattttcaaaattaaaaaagtacAAATCACCATTTTGCCATGGAATGTTCATATATATAGCTAAGTTCTTACACACTTTTTCCAAAtaacaatattttgttttcagtgaGAGATATGAGTGAGCATGTAACAAGATCCCAATCCTCAGAAAGAGGAAATGACCAAGAGTCTTCCCAGCCAGTTGGACCTGTGATTGTGAGTCCTTTAGCATTTGATGTTTTctattaacacattttattttaaaaaatatttttgagcgaGTGTACATGCACTGATACAGGTGTTCCATGctaataaaaaatgatgatggcATCTCATGAAGGCAACTTTGGTTCAGGAATATTATATTCTGGTGTTGCCTTATGGATATGGATATTttactctctctctatatatatatctattggAAAATGTCTTTAGATTTATGATTCGATGCACATATGCATTTGTGTGTTTATATTATTGACTTTTTATTCGCACACACACTTACACCCTTAGGTCCAGCAGCCCACTGAGGAAAAACGTCAAGAAGAGGAACCACCAACTGATAATCAGGGTATTGCACCTAGTGGGGAGATCAAAAATGAAGGAGCACCTGCTGTTCAAGGTGAAGGGAGAGTGGAGAATAATGCTTATGGGTGGTGGAGGTCTATTTATGCATTATATTTTGTGACATACCAGTAACAGGAGGACAGAAAACATTAGGAAGGAATCTTAAACATTTCTTACTGCTGCTGTGCGGAGGGGTGGGACAAGGACACATAAAAAGCCACAAACTTTCCTACCATTTTGACGGAGGCTTTTTATTGATTGGGTATTTGCATGGTTGCCGTAAACCTTTGAGTGTTTTCCAGAGTTCCTGTATGGTTTGTTcagctattttctgttttttgttttgttttgttttgttttatgcttCTGTGGAAGAATGGCAGCTTGCAGCTTCCTAGTCTGCCATCTGCGGACATCtctcatgtatttttataagataCTTTTTAACACATTTATTAATGCTTCCTCATGCTGTGTAATATACTAAGCGCCGGAGATGTCAGTGCCAAATTTTTGCCTAAAGCTCATAGTCTAGTCAGACTGACTCAAACAAATCACTGATTTAATGTGATAAGAATAAGAACAAATGAGTACAAAAGGAACAAGTAAGTTGTCTAGGGCCAGCCTTGGGAAAGGAAAGGGCAATGTTTGAACATTTCtgctttcctgcttttctggCAACAGACTTCTGAAATAATTAGCCTACAGGTTTTTATTTCACAATGATGAGGGAATAAATATTATTACCTCGTTCATAGTTCATATTTTAATTCGTAAATTGACGACTTTTTATCTTTAAGGGACTGATGTGGAAGCTTTTCAACAGGAACTGGCTCTGCTTAAGATAGAGGATGCACCTGGAGATGGTCCTGATGTCAGGGAGGGGACTCTGCCCACTTTTGATCCCACTAAAGTGCTGGAAGCAGGTATGTTATTCAATAAGATGCAAATTATAGGGTttctattttcacaatattgtatTTTGTGTGACACAGAGGTAAAATTACTGCTACTTTAATATCATACTTCACATCTAAAGATTCTTTGAAGGTAGTTCAGACCCCAAATGGCTGCCTTACACACTATCAGAGatagaaggccaggtgtggtggctcatgctgttaattccagcactttgggaagccgaggcagaaagaccacttgaggccagaacTTCAAGAGATAGAATAAATTGGGTCAAAGCTAATTGAGTTACGATATGAAAGATATGAAAcatgctaagagagtagattttgagTGTCTTCACAGCTatatgaaataatgcatatattaattaggTTGAGCCGTTTTacaatgtatgtatattttaaaacatcatgttttacatgataaatatatatgatttcatgtgtcatttttaaaagaaagataagaaaaggttttctaacttttaaatgtAAGTCATGTAACCAACAGCCAataattttcaggtatttttacaGAGGACTGttttttaacaaatacataaCATGTTTATGATAAGCATCAGTTTATGTTGTAATGTTAATTGTGCTGGTAATGTCTTAAAGCTAGCGTGGGGGTTTTCAGTTTACTGTATAAACTGAAATGCTTTTAAGCATGTTGAGAGGCAGGAGTACCAATGAAAATAGTGACAAATGTTCACTACTTAAAGCAACTACATAATGTCTAAACTAGTCCAAAGTAACATTTTAACACTTTTTCACAAGATACACAAAAGTAATACTGACTTTTCTATTTCCTGCACTTAGGCAGTTCTAAACATATTCTATATTCAGAGTGTTATTTcatatcaaaaaatttaaatgatactttaaaaatatatttttttccttaggtttttgtttggttgAATTTTTACTAAAAGTATAGGCATATTTTTACTTTCCACTTACACATATAAAATAGATTCACTTGATTTAATTCATTCTGTACTCGAACAGTGTCTTTGTTATTCTACTAGAAAAAGTGgcatgaattaaaaatattgttaatatgcCTGGAAGTCTACCTTCTGAGTTTATTCAGAGGCTAACTGGATGTAAGCTAAAGGGACACCCTCAGGGTTCTGATTTTAGTTAATCAACACTGTAGTTGTATACTTCTAGTGTCATCTAAATAGAAATCTGCTGAATAACGTgctctaattttatatttatattataggtGAAGGGCAACTATAGGTTTAAACCAAGACAAATGAAGACTGAAACCAAGAATATTGTTCTTATGCTGGAAATTTGACTGCTAACATTCTCTTAataaagttttacagttttctgCAAAGACTTCTGcacttttttgttaaatttatttctagatttttaatACTCTTGAGAATTGTAtcttttatgaaaatttaaatccTGTGTTTGAGATGGTATATAGAGAGAACATGTtggtacattgattttctatcctgcaaCCTTTCTAACTATGCTTATTAATTCCAAAAGTTTACCTCTATATCCTTTTGGATTTTTAACAGACACAATTGTATAATCTTTTAATAATAACAGgtttctttgccatttttaacattattccttttatttacttttctcattCATGGTAGTGGACAGAATTTCCCAGTATAATTTGAATACAGTTGGTGGTTgtagacattcttgtcttgtttctgatcagAAACAGATCATTTTCCACATTTCACCTTAATGTTTACTGTACTTTTCTTGTAGGTGCAGTTTATCAGAGTAAGGAAGTTCTATTCCTGGTTTGCTAAGAGTAGTTATCTTCAgtatatgttgaattttatcaaacacttGTAGTGCATCTATTCAGATGatcataggaattttttttttttttttgagacagagtctcactctgtcgcccaggctggagtgcagtggcatgatctcagctcactgcaacctccgcctcccgggttcaagcgattctcctgcctcagcctcccaagtaactgggattataggtgcccgccactgtgcccgtatttttagtagagacggggtttcaccatcttggccaggctggtctcgaactcctgacctcatgatccacccgcctcggcctcccaaagtgctgggattacaggcgtgagccaccgcacccggccttctttgcattatttccatgataatttcttttgcctCTTTCTCTGTTCTCAGTATCCAGAGATTTTCTTAATCTACATCTATATCACctttattaaaacttttaaaattgtttcactTTTGTCTTTCATTGAATGCTTTTTTATTTGCTACCTAATTTCTAAGAGACTTTTAAAACGACTTTTTCTTAATTGATAGCTGAAATAAAAGTATACAGCTTAACCAATTGAGCTCTCCTGTTGATACCAAAGTGAAGGCAACTTCCTAAAACATATTGGATActcattttttccctcttctatGGAAGGATGTACACAGCACTGGACTTGTATGTTGCCCATAGACTTGCAAGCACTGCCACCCCCTGCCACCAACTTTGACAAcaacctaaatttttttttgagaaggataAAAGCCCATGGGGAGCAGGGATTCTTAAGTTGTACTGACTTTGGTTGGAGTGCTTTGAATGAACTAAGTAAGTTCAATTTGGGGCATGCTGAAACTCAGGGAAAACTGATTTCTGCTATTCTCTCCAAGTCATCTGATGACTGTCTTTGATTCAGAAATTTGGGTGTGGAGGCACTCGAAGACAGAAAACTTGGGCAATGAGTAAAGATGGAGAGATCATTGTTTTCTCCACAGAGAAAGATAAACCCATAAAGTCTGGTCTATTTATTCTGAAGTCTACCCATTAAAGGtgattgaaaatgtttttctgttgCTCAAGCTTTGGATCATAGACTTTTGTGAGGAACTGTGTGGCTGGGTCAGAAGCCATACTGAAGATGGATGCCAGCCCCCGACCTCCGTCAGCCAGGGATCCTTGAGGTCTAAGAGATATTTATTTCAGCTGCTAGGATCATCTTCTCTGGGTGAGGGATGTGATTATACAAATTAGTCTATGACATAGGGAAACAAAACCTCAGGAGGACCAGAGATTACCATATGTGTCTGTGGGGCAACATGAGGCTAAGAATCCAATGATGAGGCAGCAGCCCCTCCATGTTGCTTGGTACCAGACAGCTCAGATCGATCAGGGTCATAGGCACCTAAAATTCCAAGATTCACAGGATGAGAGTTTGCTGCAGTTGTGTGTAAGGGGGACTCCTCCTTCACAAAAAGTCTGCTTTGGTGGTACTGGTAACAGCCATTGCTTAATTTTCCACcgctgcttttttcacttaattcaACAGTTCTTAAGCCAAACCTTTACCAATGACTCCTCAGCTTTGAAGACTGAAGCCTGTCCCTCCAAGGTAACCCAATTGAGGTATGCTGTCTTCCTGAACATATCATCCAACACTCTTAGCTGTTCCAGAAAAAAGACTGTGTGGCTCCAAGCATACCTTGGATTTGCTGGCATGAGATGCTTTGATGTGCAATAGTTCAATTAGCTGGGTCACATCTGAATTACTTTGTAGTGCCTCAGTTTACTATATGACATTATTTTTAGTATTGAGGCATAATTCAATTACAGAAAAATTCACTCTTTAGTTCTACAgtttgagttttgacaaatgcatgcaGTATATAAGTACTATCACGATCAAGCTCTAGGATAGTTCTATCATTCCAAAATGTTGTCTTCTGCCCTTTTTTAGtcaccttctttctctgtctctatccactggcaaccactgatctgttctccaACACTATAGTTTGGCCTTTTGTAgaatttcatagaaataaaatcatagagtatttaatttttcacatctggcttcttttacttttctttcttttacttttcactATCCAGCATGAGATTCATTCATGCTGTCTATCGGTACTTTGTTCCCCTTTATTGATAAACAGTATTTCTCTGTATGGATTTAACACTGTTTGATTAAAGGACAAATTGAAggacattttatttgttttcctttcttggaGATAAAACCACTGTAAAGATCTATAAggtggtttgaatatttgtctcctccaaatctcatgttgaaatgtgattcccagtgttggagatgggctatgatgggaggtgattggatcatggaggcagatccctccTGAAttgtttagcaccatccccttggtgataagtgagttcttgttCAGTTCACATGAGATAtgattgtttaaaagtctggGAGGTCCCTTTCACTCTATTGATGCTGCTTACCATGTGTTatgcctgctccctctttgccttctgccatggttgtaagcTTCCCGAGacctccctagaagcagatgtGGGCGCCAGGCtttctgtatagcctgcagaaccatgggcgaattaaacctccttcctttataaattacccagcctcaggcatttctttatagcaatgtaaaaatggcctaacacagaaaattggggaggagtggggcattgctataaagataactgaaaatgtagaagtggctttggaactgggtaatgggcagaggttggaagtgTTTGTaggtctcagaagaagacaggaggaCAAGGGAACATTCAGAACTTCTTAGAGATTTGTtaagtggttgtgaccaaaatgctgatagaaatatggacagtgaaggccaggctgataacgtctcagatgaaaatgaggacgTTATTGGGAAGTGGATCAAAGGCCACCCTTGTTACACCCTAGCAAaaaacttggctgcat
It encodes:
- the PAGE5 gene encoding P antigen family member 5 isoform 1 (isoform 1 is encoded by transcript variant 1) — encoded protein: MQAPWAGNRGWAGTREEVRDMSEHVTRSQSSERGNDQESSQPVGPVIVQQPTEEKRQEEEPPTDNQGIAPSGEIKNEGAPAVQGTDVEAFQQELALLKIEDAPGDGPDVREGTLPTFDPTKVLEAGEGQL
- the PAGE5 gene encoding P antigen family member 5 isoform 2 (isoform 2 is encoded by transcript variant 2) gives rise to the protein MSEHVTRSQSSERGNDQESSQPVGPVIVQQPTEEKRQEEEPPTDNQGIAPSGEIKNEGAPAVQGTDVEAFQQELALLKIEDAPGDGPDVREGTLPTFDPTKVLEAGEGQL